A stretch of the Synechocystis sp. PCC 7338 genome encodes the following:
- a CDS encoding helix-turn-helix transcriptional regulator — MLAGNYQPPASLSDRELEILDLVAIGLTNQEVSERLEISKRTVDNHVSNILTKTNTENRVELVRWALQWGKVCLNDVNCCVLPGEGSVS; from the coding sequence ATGCTGGCCGGGAACTATCAACCCCCTGCGTCCCTATCGGATCGTGAATTGGAAATTTTAGACCTGGTGGCGATCGGCCTGACCAACCAGGAGGTGTCAGAGCGTTTGGAGATTAGCAAAAGAACAGTGGATAACCATGTCAGTAATATTCTGACCAAGACCAACACGGAAAATCGGGTGGAGTTGGTGCGCTGGGCCCTGCAATGGGGCAAGGTTTGTCTGAATGATGTCAACTGCTGTGTACTGCCGGGCGAGGGCAGTGTGTCCTAG